A portion of the Equus quagga isolate Etosha38 chromosome 17, UCLA_HA_Equagga_1.0, whole genome shotgun sequence genome contains these proteins:
- the LOC124228380 gene encoding pepsin II-4-like, translating into MKWLLLLSLVALSECLIYKVPLVRKKSLRQNLIEHGLLEDFLKKHTPNPASKFFPKEAATLVDSEPLENYLDEEYFGTISIGTPPQEFTVIFDTGSSNLWVPSTYCSSLACYDHKRFNPEKSSTYQATSESISITYGTGSMTGILGYDTVRVGGIEDTNQIFGLSEKEPGFFLFLAPFDGILGLGYPSISASGATPVFDNIWDQGLVSQDLFSVYLSSDDESGSVVMFGGIDSSYYTGSLHWVPVTTEGYWQIAVDSITINGESIACSGGCQAIVDTGTSLLAGPTSGINNIQSYIGARKDLLGEGVISCSAIDSLPDIVFTMNGVEFPLPPSAYILKEDDSCISGFEGVDLDTSSGELWILGDVFIRQYFTVFDRANNQVGLAPVA; encoded by the exons ATGaagtggctgctgctgctcagctTGGTGGCGCTCTCTGAGTGCCTTATCTACAA GGTTCCGCTTGTCAGAAAGAAGTCCTTGAGGCAGAACCTGATCGAGCATGGCCTGCTGGAGGACTTCTTGAAGAAGCATACCCCCAACCCAGCCAGCAAGTTCTTCCCCAAGGAGGCCGCCACCCTGGTGGACTCAGAGCCCCTGGAGAACTACCTGGAT GAGGAGTACTTCGGCACCATCAGCATCGGAACTCCCCCTCAGGAGTTCACTGTCATCTTTGACACCGGCTCCTCCAACCTGTGGGTGCCCTCGACCTACTGCTCCAGTCTCGCCTGCT ATGACCACAAGCGCTTCAACCCTGAGAAGTCCTCCACCTACCAGGCCACCAGCGAGTCGATCTCCATCACCTACGGCACCGGCAGCATGACAGGCATCCTCGGATACGACACTGTCAGG GTCGGAGGCATCGAGGACACCAACCAGATCTTCGGCCTGAGCGAGAAGGAGcctggcttcttcctcttcttggctCCCTTTGATGGCATCCTGGGTCTCGGCTACCCCAGCATCTCCGCCTCTGGGGCCACTCCCGTCTTTGACAACATATGGGACCAGGGTCTGGTTTCCCAAGACCTCTTCTCTGTCTACCTGAGCTC CGATGACGAGAGTGGCAGTGTGGTGATGTTCGGTGGCATAGATTCTTCCTATTACACTGGAAGCCTGCACTGGGTCCCTGTTACCACTGAGGGTTACTGGCAGATCGCCGTGGACAG CATCACCATAAATGGAGAGTCCATCGCTTGCAGCGGGGGCTGCCAGGCCATTGTTGACACTGGCACCTCTCTGCTGGCTGGCCCAACCTCTGGCATCAACAATATCCAGAGCTACATTGGAGCCAGAAAGGATTTGCTCGGTGAG GGGGTGATCAGCTGCTCAGCCATCGACAGCCTGCCCGACATAGTCTTCACCATGAATGGCGTCGAGTTCCCTCTGCCTCCTAGTGCCTACATCCTAAAG GAGGATGACAGCTGCATCAGTGGCTTCGAGGGCGTGGACCTGGACACCAGCAGCGGAGAGCTCTGGATCCTGGGTGATGTCTTCATCCGCCAGTACTTTACCGTCTTCGACAGAGCCAACAACCAGGTCGGCCTGGCTCCCGTGGCCTAA